The DNA window AGGCAAAAGTGAAATCGTCCCTTTgtaaaaataccgaactccgaggaaaattcaaaacaaaaagtccttaatgaaattgaaaaatcaaaagctcaaatgcATCAAAACGAAAACTTAACTGACGCCATCATGAGAAGGTTTACCATCATGGGGTATTCTTTGGTCCGATTACAACGAATATGATCCTattgtcgtaactacaatcccgccACCAATTCCCATAATGTGACCAACTGTATTAGACTAATCACCGGGGTTTAACTACTAGTGAACATGAGTAACAAGACGGGTGCCCCATGTTAAAATGATCTGATGACACAACCGGAGCACCATATATAAACCCAAGTTTTTAGTCTGGTTTGGggttactctttttttttttgtgttgttttttggtggatttgcttttttattttttagacatggcgttgttagtttttTAACGACTTAGTTTGAAGGTCCCTTTAGGAATTTCACTTACTATAAAAGAtgggtttatttattttttgacttTCTATATGCGTACACTCTGGTGGCACCAGTATACGAAACGGCGGTTGATACATGTAACTATAAGAAGGAATTCTACATTTTTTCTGGACGATTAATGTTGATCAATATGGTCTATGTAGTATTTGATCATCGCTCTGTGTCTTCATTTTTGGGGAAATGTTATATGATAGATATACCAAATTGCTTTAACAAATCATATAAAGTAGAGAGcagaaataatgaaaatgaatgaAGATCGTTGAACAATATATGCAGAACAGTTCCAAAtgcaaaatgaccaaaactagtgcaggattatttatcattaatataataatagtTTTTGGCTTATGTATAGCAATAGAATTGAAATATGCATAAAATGGAGGATGAAAAATTTGGGCGGGAGAAGGTGCAAAGAAATAACAAACTGACTTAAGAAAAATGCACTTcatttatcttataaaaatacGGAAATGAATATCACTTTTGCAATACTCTTGATTTATTTCCGTTTATAGAACTTTTGGAATGAGGAAAACTTGTATTTCTGTacaaatttgattttgcaatgttgTTGGTTGTGCTTCAGGTGCAACTGgaagaaaacaaatgaagataCACTGATTAGAGAGAAATGTTTGTAGAAATATTAACTTATTCAAAAAACGAATATATTATACAagaaacatgttaaataataaCAAGCATACAAATTAACTTGCGAAACAAACGTGTAGGGTATATAATGCTAAGACTTACAActttcatgattatttttacTGCAGTATAGAGTAAGTCATTTGACTGACTAAAGGAATATTTCTGACAATGGTACCGTCATTTGATCTAGTTTACTTGAAATAAATGATATCATAGATATCATAGATATCATTTAGTATGCATTATAGCTAAATTTACATTTCATAATTGTCAATATCATGTTGGTTGATAGTTATAGAATATCCGTTTTACCGAGGACAATTCACATGTTCGAATTGTCGAACCACAATCATGTCCCGTTTCCCGTATATTACCTTTTATTGAATTAGACTTATCACCAGGTTTGGGTTTGTACTAAAATGAGCAGCACGAAGGGTaaacatgttgagcaggatctgctaaccttTCCTGAACACATAGTTTGGTGGAATTTGTGTTGCTCAGGCTTGGGTCTTCTTTGTTGGGTTTTGTTTATAGTAGTTTTTCTCTTTGTCTTATTCGTTCCAGGCATGGCGTTaacgttttcagtttatttctgACTTAGTTTCAATGTCtctttgttgtcttttttataaatacaaaatatatcattttaattttcccattttgtattttctatttctattgaCCAAAACTGAACTGGCGCCtgtatatgaataaattaatcCTTGATACCAGGATAGAAATTTTATCTTTACGCTAGACGCCcgattcgtctacaaaagagtCATCATTGAAGCTCGattcaaaaatgttaaaggCCAAATACAGTACGAAACGACGGTTGTCACAGGTTTCGCAGGTCGCAGGTCTATTTTCTATAAGATCAGTGTTGACCAACATTCtgtgttttatgtatttattgatTATCGCtcattgattttgttgtttacttttttttcgttGGTTTTGTAAGGTTGGTATTGTTCGTCAGGGCAGTGACTACCTATGCGGCATGGGATGCAGTTCCTCCCCTAATTTTTctacagaattttttttttaaagtaataaaattaaatattgacaatatgtACATGAAGAACTTGAATTTGTATTATAAACAACACAAGTTTAGAGTTTCAACAGTGTTATGATACGTGATATATCACCATTCTCCGGATTTTTGATCGAAAGTGAACCATTTCggtatttattttagtttttattttcgAGTGGCCATCCATCTGTTATTCACTAGTTTTTCCTATGTTGTACGAGAACGCATATCAACCTTTGCTTTCGaccattttaaataaaacttaactAATCACATTTATTTAAGGGTTCAATTAATCAGAGGAAGTTCCCTTtgaattttaatcttttatgaTATCGGAACTTCGTTACTAGCTGAATCAGCTGATCGTACGAGAACATTATGGTCAATGCATTTGTCGTTAAACTCTCATTCGCTGTAGTTCTATTCATGTCTGTTCAGCTTTCACAATCTTGAAATTTAAGGTcctcgataaaaaaaaaatattgcgttctatattatcttgtttatatggggttttttttaacttaccggtttgatttctaaaaaaaatatctttaaattcaGATTATAATTGTTTGCAAAACAAATTACTTTCAGGTTCAAGCAATACTGAAAAGTCTTAAAGTAAAGAAATCGAAAGAAAACGGTTTAATTTTAGCCATTTAAGTGAGGAAAAAAATCGGCGAGGAGCTGCAACTCCAACACCTCTCTGTTGGGGCCGCCAAATCCCTGCCTCCCATGAATTTGAACCCTAGTTACGGCCCTGTCCGTCACTTTTTacgatatgtttttttttttatcgatattCCATATTGTAGATCAGAAATAAAGATCattgaacaaacaaacatatacaGGACACCACAGATTTCAAAATTATCCCGAACTGTTTGtatgataaaacataaaaactgtCTGCATAGTTGTAGAAATGTAtaattgcatgttttttttatcattaacttTATAATTTGATGCTTTACGAAATGAGATATCACAAATCATTGGATTTATACCtcaatatacatatatgatattataaatttacactattttttaccttttcaaTGTATAAGGAAACATTTTGCGAATTCaaaattcttttgaaattctttccagaaaagcgcttcggccgcaatcaataattaaacgtgttgttttcaatttttcatcagCTCaatagtcagtatttcggtactgacattatttaacaaactttgcttaaattgtccgtttatgaatttattataaattattaagggacgacatcaaaagatcaatgtaggataaaactTAATTCAGATAGTTTTTTCAATGACCCCCctacccccctcttaacttaacttgggcaaaattgattgacccatatgaatatatgtaaaatcgatgtaggataaacaTAAGTTGCAGCAAGCTtaacccccacccccaaactatttgaattaagttttttatccttcattgatcttttgatgtcgtccctaagaacctgaggtttcaactccctttggcaaagttggctttaaatgaattggctatttattttatcttaatcGGTTTCGGCACTTATAAATGtgttatacatcttcggatttcaaatgtttagctttgagcgttcctaatgaaagtaaatccagaaaagcgctttggacgcaagaaataattaaacgtgttgttttcaatttttcatcagCTCAATAGTCAGTATTTCGgaactgacatgatttaacaaactttgcTTAAATTGTCCGTTTctgaatttataaattattaagaacctgaggtttcaactccctctggcaaagttggctttaaatgaattggctatttattttatcttaaacGGTTTCGGCACTTATACATGTGTTATACATCTtcagatttcaaatgtttagctttgagcgttcctgatgacagtaaatccagaaaagcactTCGAACGCAAGAAATAATTacacgtgttgttttcaattttttgaattAGTTGTCACCACTCACATATTAATAGAAACGATGTAAAAATCGTTGTGACGAAACATACTAAACTTCAAGATAAATCAAAGAAATTGGATATCAATAAACACTGATAAAAGCTAACTTTAGACCACAGTTACCAAAGGATTAAtaggaaaataaatatcattttccttatttacatgaaaaagatatgtttgttattccatttttttcattgttgcaGTTACTGAACAGAGATTTTTTTAGCAACTTTCAAATTCAGAGTTATTCTGCGTTACTGAcattatcacaaagaaagaaaataaccTGTGCAACGATTtccttaattttcatttatctttattataaaaaaaaaaaacacacacaaatatatactgttttagTATGAATACAGATATAGTAAATTTAAGTGGTACCTTCAACACcatcaatattttctttttgctGTTTACTATCGTCAGATTCTGGTGGTAATTGTTCTTCAGCTGTCTCTAAAAGTTAATGTTtgattattatattaatatataagatctaaataaacaagtaaatgAAAGTTAACAAGAGACAAAATCCTTAATACTAGGACTGTATAATTTACACAAATGGTACCGCtagattgaatatatatatatatttatatatatataaatgtaattatagcCAGACTTAGTTGCACATGTGTTAGCCTTTAGGTGAAGAAAGGTTATATTGACATACTTTAATCTAAACTTACCCTTTGCGTAATCTTCTTCTAAACCTTTGGAAACTGCAATCTCTAAATCAACTGTATAGAAATCTTCACTATTCGTCTGTACAATcatttttgtaagttttgttaTACTCGTATCCGTTATTATTGAAGATGTTTGGTATTTTCCGTTTCCTCTATGAGAAAAAGACAATTCTCCAATAGATGTCAAAGACGATTCCGGCGTTTCGAAAAAGATAGCAGTAACTGTCATTTCATCTTCTATTTGTCCATTATCATAATTAAAGAACTCAATCATCATCTCAAATTCTTTTCCTTTCTCAATCTCTAATGGGTATGTCAGTTTTGTGTTTGGGCCATATGCCACAGAAGAAGAAATGTTCCCAACTGAATCTACAAATCGTTGAAAGTCAGCTCCTAAATTTGTTTTGCTGAACAAAATCAGGTTACTGTCACGTGGTTGTTTGTCATAGTGTGTATCTTGTAGGTAGCCTAATCGGTCTGAAATGGTTTCTGAAAGAAGTATAAAAGCTGGTTGATTTTCTGAAGCGATGGTTTGATCGATAAAAGTGCATGCATCTCTAATGGTTGATATGGAACTTTTAACCTCTATTTCTTGTTTAATCAGAAGAGTTTCTTTATCCGTTTTCAGCTTTTCTGCAGTTGCTATTAAGGCATCTTTCCGACGTTGGAGCATGTCAGCAGCTACTCCGAAAATTGCTTCAATTTCTTGTGTTATGTTCTCATTGTTTAATGCAAGCTTGTCTATttgttcattgatattttttgaaaGTACAACTAATTcttgttctgttttatttattttgacttttttattttgcatctTCTCAACTTTTTCGTGATATACCGCCTCAATTTCTCTTGTGATATGATTCTGGTTATTTTCTGGTCTATTTGTATGAAAACACAAGCAACACGTAAGGCATATAGGTTTTTGGCATTCGGGACCGTcgcaaaaaaaattaagttcatattTTGGGTGTTTTTTGCACATTAATGAATGTCTAAATTTTGGTACTTGATCCATTGATAATTGAAAATCATCTAAGCCAAATACTGAATGACCATGGAATGTTTGCATTGTTTCGTGAGCTGTACAGCACGTTCTACATATAAATTTGTGGCAATCCTTACAACGCGAAATTGCTCTGTCGTTGCGGCattcttcacattgaataacaGATGTGTCGCCACCAGCACGGACAAAATCCAACAGATCCCTTCTTGTATTATCTTTGGGAAATAAATCAACGTTAATATTGTTGACGTAGAAGTCAGATTTACAAAGCGGACAGTTGAATTGTGATTCTTGTATCAATTGTTGCAAACAGACATAACAATATGAATGAAGGCATGGTAATACACGTGGATGTCGGTCGTTGTTATTGAATAGATTGAAACAAACTGGACATTCTAAAAACCGTCTTTGTAGGTCTTCAATGTCAACATTAGAATCGGAACTTTCCATGTGctagtaaaaaatcaaattattctaaatacaaCAGTATAAGTAAACTTATAATATCAAAATCGTAATCGACATATCAcgtttcatatttttattctttttatatcttagtatcttttttgaaatacagtttttggtcTTTCAAATTACAATGACTAAAACAAGACTAAAAAAAACTTGCAGGATAAAAATAAGACTTTTGGATCTTTTTACCTTGAGAGAAACCGAAAATGCCATTTAAAAACCGAAAGACGAAGAAACAAGTTGTGATAAACTacaagctataaaaccaggttcaatcgaCCCTTTTCGAAATCAGAAATAGTCAGGAAAATAATAGTTGTTAGTCCATAATATGATGTGTTTGGGCCTTTTATTTTGCCACTTGTTAAGGAACCTTCCTATATGaatttttcctcggagttcgatatttttgttattttactttctacACAGACAAAGCAACATGAAGCACGATCTACAGTGTTCAGGAAGAGTAAGTAGATAATGCTCAACAAGTGACATCCTTCCTTTTACCCATggtgatgagtcttatttagtAATATTACAAtcgaatataaaaatatgaatggtTGATATTCATCAATTGGAGCTTATATGTAGTTAACTGTGActcaattattatatatttcaactaAACCTTATTAAAATCCATGTATGGTAGCATAACATGTTCTATAAATCAGTACAATTAACAACGtacataattaaatttcaaacataaaacatttgtacaatgcaatattgaaaaagagatctcaatcttttttaaaatgacatgaCGACGACGAGGGGTTTTATAACGATCTAAGCTACGCATGAGAGTCTTGCATGGTTGGTCAGAACTTGTATGTTATCTTCTAATTTCTACAGTATAAATGCATCGCATTGAGCAGACATCTTATCCCCTCATGTAAAGTTTACACTTTGAATGAGTAATGACAATATCTGATATGCAATCAGCTACTTTCCAGGAAGTGTTTACTTCTCGTATGTTTTTAACAAGGACAATTGAATACACATTTATGATTTAATTACAGATTCCAGTGATGCTTTAACTTTTCCTGatgaaaatatatcatatatacctATTCTCgctacgtttttttttaactgcgCCATTCAATGTACTTGTAACTAGTTGTTCTGACGACAAAGATTTAGCGATCCATTAAATAATAAATGCGACTAAAGTTCATATTATTAAAGACGGACAAGATATACTAATGAGACATTAAAACTCTCAGACTCAAATCTGGGcgtgatcttaggtgctccaGAAGGTATACAAAACTGTCCAGTAAAAACTTTCGACTATTATCACTGTTTCATTTCCGTCGATCAATCACCAGAACTTAAACATTAAGTGAAAGCATGGTTAAATCGTCTGATCTGT is part of the Mytilus trossulus isolate FHL-02 chromosome 13, PNRI_Mtr1.1.1.hap1, whole genome shotgun sequence genome and encodes:
- the LOC134694106 gene encoding E3 ubiquitin-protein ligase TRIM56-like, encoding MESSDSNVDIEDLQRRFLECPVCFNLFNNNDRHPRVLPCLHSYCYVCLQQLIQESQFNCPLCKSDFYVNNINVDLFPKDNTRRDLLDFVRAGGDTSVIQCEECRNDRAISRCKDCHKFICRTCCTAHETMQTFHGHSVFGLDDFQLSMDQVPKFRHSLMCKKHPKYELNFFCDGPECQKPICLTCCLCFHTNRPENNQNHITREIEAVYHEKVEKMQNKKVKINKTEQELVVLSKNINEQIDKLALNNENITQEIEAIFGVAADMLQRRKDALIATAEKLKTDKETLLIKQEIEVKSSISTIRDACTFIDQTIASENQPAFILLSETISDRLGYLQDTHYDKQPRDSNLILFSKTNLGADFQRFVDSVGNISSSVAYGPNTKLTYPLEIEKGKEFEMMIEFFNYDNGQIEDEMTVTAIFFETPESSLTSIGELSFSHRGNGKYQTSSIITDTSITKLTKMIVQTNSEDFYTVDLEIAVSKGLEEDYAKDLIY